The Pogona vitticeps strain Pit_001003342236 chromosome 3, PviZW2.1, whole genome shotgun sequence genome includes a window with the following:
- the PRXL2A gene encoding peroxiredoxin-like 2A isoform X3: protein MFSQLDQGNFSVAMWTIGLGAIGAAVTGIILANTDLFLSQAEKASLDFLEAIDLKTLGEGEQRTFRAEELWKKNGAVIMTVRRPGUFLCREEAAELSSLKPQLDQVGVPLYAVVKENIGTEVQDFQPYFKGEIFLDEKKQFYGPQKRKMLFMGFIRCSVWRNFFRAWKSGYTGNLDGEGFVLGGVFVVGPGKQGVLLEHREKEFGDKVSLDAVLDAVKKIKLQPAENEK, encoded by the exons ATGTTTTCACAACTTGACCAGGGGAATTTTTCCGTGGCAATGTGGACCATTGGTCTTGGAGCCATTGGGGCTGCTGTGACAGGGATAATCCTGGCTAATACAGATTTATTTCTGTCTCAAGCTGAAAAGGCCTCACTGGATTTTCTGGAGGCAATAGATCTGAAGACTCTGGGGGAAG GAGAGCAAAGAACATTCAGAGCAGAAGAGCTGTGGAAGAAGAATGGGGCCGTCATCATGACAGTGCGGCGACCAGGATGATTTTTGTGCAGAGAG GAGGCTGCTGAGCTTTCCTCTCTGAAGCCCCAGCTTGACCAGGTCGGGGTCCCCTTATATGCTGTTGTGAAAGAGAACATTGGAACGGAGGTGCAGGATTTTCAGCCATACTTCAAAGGAGAAATATTTCTGGATGAAAAG AAACAATTCTATGGgcctcagaaaagaaaaatgttgttcATGGGCTTTATCCGCTGCAGCGTCTGGAGGAATTTCTTCCGTGCCTGGAAGAGTGGATATACAGGAAACTTGGATGGAGAAGGCTTTGTCCTGGGAGGAGTTTTTGTGGTTGGTCCTGGAAAGCAG GGTGTTCTCTTGGAGCATCGTGAGAAGGAATTTGGAGACAAAGTGAGCCTCGATGCTGTTCTTGATGCTGTTAAGAAGATCAAGCTGCAGCCTGCAGAAAATGAGAAATAG
- the PRXL2A gene encoding peroxiredoxin-like 2A isoform X2 — MRMFSQLDQGNFSVAMWTIGLGAIGAAVTGIILANTDLFLSQAEKASLDFLEAIDLKTLGEGEQRTFRAEELWKKNGAVIMTVRRPGUFLCREEAAELSSLKPQLDQVGVPLYAVVKENIGTEVQDFQPYFKGEIFLDEKKQFYGPQKRKMLFMGFIRCSVWRNFFRAWKSGYTGNLDGEGFVLGGVFVVGPGKQGVLLEHREKEFGDKVSLDAVLDAVKKIKLQPAENEK, encoded by the exons ATGC GCATGTTTTCACAACTTGACCAGGGGAATTTTTCCGTGGCAATGTGGACCATTGGTCTTGGAGCCATTGGGGCTGCTGTGACAGGGATAATCCTGGCTAATACAGATTTATTTCTGTCTCAAGCTGAAAAGGCCTCACTGGATTTTCTGGAGGCAATAGATCTGAAGACTCTGGGGGAAG GAGAGCAAAGAACATTCAGAGCAGAAGAGCTGTGGAAGAAGAATGGGGCCGTCATCATGACAGTGCGGCGACCAGGATGATTTTTGTGCAGAGAG GAGGCTGCTGAGCTTTCCTCTCTGAAGCCCCAGCTTGACCAGGTCGGGGTCCCCTTATATGCTGTTGTGAAAGAGAACATTGGAACGGAGGTGCAGGATTTTCAGCCATACTTCAAAGGAGAAATATTTCTGGATGAAAAG AAACAATTCTATGGgcctcagaaaagaaaaatgttgttcATGGGCTTTATCCGCTGCAGCGTCTGGAGGAATTTCTTCCGTGCCTGGAAGAGTGGATATACAGGAAACTTGGATGGAGAAGGCTTTGTCCTGGGAGGAGTTTTTGTGGTTGGTCCTGGAAAGCAG GGTGTTCTCTTGGAGCATCGTGAGAAGGAATTTGGAGACAAAGTGAGCCTCGATGCTGTTCTTGATGCTGTTAAGAAGATCAAGCTGCAGCCTGCAGAAAATGAGAAATAG
- the PRXL2A gene encoding peroxiredoxin-like 2A isoform X1, which translates to MRSCSKIKEVGAREGMFSQLDQGNFSVAMWTIGLGAIGAAVTGIILANTDLFLSQAEKASLDFLEAIDLKTLGEGEQRTFRAEELWKKNGAVIMTVRRPGUFLCREEAAELSSLKPQLDQVGVPLYAVVKENIGTEVQDFQPYFKGEIFLDEKKQFYGPQKRKMLFMGFIRCSVWRNFFRAWKSGYTGNLDGEGFVLGGVFVVGPGKQGVLLEHREKEFGDKVSLDAVLDAVKKIKLQPAENEK; encoded by the exons ATGC GTAGCTGTTCAAAAATCAAGGAGGTGGGAGCCAGGGAAG GCATGTTTTCACAACTTGACCAGGGGAATTTTTCCGTGGCAATGTGGACCATTGGTCTTGGAGCCATTGGGGCTGCTGTGACAGGGATAATCCTGGCTAATACAGATTTATTTCTGTCTCAAGCTGAAAAGGCCTCACTGGATTTTCTGGAGGCAATAGATCTGAAGACTCTGGGGGAAG GAGAGCAAAGAACATTCAGAGCAGAAGAGCTGTGGAAGAAGAATGGGGCCGTCATCATGACAGTGCGGCGACCAGGATGATTTTTGTGCAGAGAG GAGGCTGCTGAGCTTTCCTCTCTGAAGCCCCAGCTTGACCAGGTCGGGGTCCCCTTATATGCTGTTGTGAAAGAGAACATTGGAACGGAGGTGCAGGATTTTCAGCCATACTTCAAAGGAGAAATATTTCTGGATGAAAAG AAACAATTCTATGGgcctcagaaaagaaaaatgttgttcATGGGCTTTATCCGCTGCAGCGTCTGGAGGAATTTCTTCCGTGCCTGGAAGAGTGGATATACAGGAAACTTGGATGGAGAAGGCTTTGTCCTGGGAGGAGTTTTTGTGGTTGGTCCTGGAAAGCAG GGTGTTCTCTTGGAGCATCGTGAGAAGGAATTTGGAGACAAAGTGAGCCTCGATGCTGTTCTTGATGCTGTTAAGAAGATCAAGCTGCAGCCTGCAGAAAATGAGAAATAG